The Pseudomonas triclosanedens genome has a window encoding:
- the dnaG gene encoding DNA primase has product MAGLIPQSFIDDLLNRTDILDVVSSRIQLKKTGKNYSACCPFHKEKTPSFTVSPDKQFYYCFGCGAGGNALGFIMDHDQLDFVQAVEELAKRAGMDVPHEEGRRGNKPRQPVDSPLYPLLASAAEFYRQALKSHPARKAAVEYLKGRGLTGEIARDFGLGFAPPGWDNLLKNLGGDNLQLKAMLDAGLLVENPDSGKRYDRFRDRVIFPIRDSRGRVIAFGGRVLGDDKPKYLNSPETAVFHKGQELYGLYEARKNNRDLDEIMVVEGYMDVIALAQQGIRNAVATLGTATSEEHIKRLFRIVPNILFCFDGDQAGRNAAWRALESALPNLQDGRKVRFLFLPEGEDPDSLVRAEGPDAFRARLVQQAQPLADYFFQQLTQEADPSTLEGKAHLATLAGPLLEKIPGNTLRLLMRQRLGEITGLSGDALSQLGAPRQSVSGASHAAEQHSHEYADYDTGHFADHGDSHYQDASSYFEAPKDFSGGNQQGKKPWKGERKWDGKGRKGNFAPRQPRTEVSVESPTLTALRTLLHHPQLAQKVEDASHFANEGQTYSQLLAALVEALQKNPGQRSMHLIARWHGTPQGRLLQVLAEKEWLIDQGNLEKQFIDTITTLAHSQLHNSREARLRNVMQKSPSELTDEEKALLREHFSTPSSPGPQS; this is encoded by the coding sequence ATGGCCGGCCTGATTCCACAATCCTTCATCGATGACCTACTCAACCGCACCGACATTCTCGATGTGGTGAGTTCGCGCATTCAACTGAAGAAGACCGGCAAGAACTACAGCGCCTGCTGCCCGTTCCACAAGGAAAAGACCCCCTCTTTCACGGTCAGCCCGGACAAGCAGTTCTACTACTGCTTCGGCTGCGGCGCTGGAGGCAACGCACTCGGCTTCATCATGGACCACGACCAACTGGACTTCGTCCAGGCAGTCGAGGAACTGGCCAAGCGCGCCGGCATGGACGTCCCGCACGAGGAGGGTCGGCGCGGCAACAAGCCACGGCAGCCGGTGGATTCACCACTCTACCCGCTGCTCGCTTCCGCCGCCGAGTTCTACCGCCAGGCGCTGAAAAGCCATCCCGCCCGCAAAGCTGCCGTGGAATACCTCAAGGGCCGCGGCCTGACCGGCGAGATCGCGCGCGACTTCGGCCTCGGCTTCGCACCGCCCGGCTGGGACAACCTGCTCAAGAACCTGGGCGGCGACAACCTCCAGCTCAAAGCCATGCTCGACGCCGGCCTGCTGGTGGAAAACCCGGACAGCGGCAAGCGCTACGACCGCTTCCGCGACCGGGTCATATTTCCAATCCGCGATAGCCGAGGCCGGGTTATCGCCTTTGGCGGCCGGGTACTGGGCGACGACAAGCCGAAATACCTGAACTCTCCGGAAACCGCCGTCTTCCACAAGGGGCAGGAGCTGTACGGCCTGTACGAAGCCAGGAAGAACAACCGCGACCTCGACGAAATCATGGTGGTCGAAGGCTACATGGATGTCATCGCGCTCGCCCAGCAAGGCATCCGGAATGCCGTGGCCACGCTTGGCACCGCCACCAGCGAAGAACATATCAAGCGCCTGTTCCGCATCGTGCCGAACATCCTGTTCTGCTTCGACGGTGACCAGGCTGGCCGCAACGCCGCGTGGCGCGCGCTGGAGTCCGCGCTGCCCAACCTGCAGGATGGCCGCAAGGTGCGTTTCCTGTTCCTGCCCGAAGGCGAGGACCCGGACAGCCTGGTACGAGCCGAAGGCCCGGACGCCTTCCGTGCGCGCCTCGTGCAGCAGGCACAACCGCTGGCTGACTACTTCTTCCAGCAGCTGACCCAGGAAGCCGACCCGAGCACCCTGGAAGGCAAGGCACACCTGGCGACCCTCGCCGGCCCGCTGCTGGAGAAGATCCCCGGCAATACCCTGCGACTGCTGATGCGCCAGCGCCTGGGCGAGATCACAGGCCTGAGCGGTGACGCACTCAGCCAGCTCGGCGCACCACGCCAGAGCGTTAGCGGGGCATCGCATGCGGCCGAACAGCACAGCCATGAGTATGCCGACTACGACACCGGGCACTTCGCCGACCACGGCGACAGCCATTACCAGGATGCGTCGAGCTATTTCGAAGCACCGAAGGACTTCTCCGGCGGCAACCAGCAAGGCAAGAAGCCGTGGAAAGGCGAGCGCAAGTGGGACGGCAAGGGCAGGAAAGGCAATTTTGCGCCACGCCAGCCACGCACCGAAGTCAGTGTCGAATCACCGACCCTGACCGCCCTGCGCACGCTCCTGCACCATCCGCAACTGGCGCAGAAGGTCGAGGATGCCAGCCACTTCGCCAACGAAGGGCAAACCTACTCGCAACTGCTCGCAGCGCTGGTCGAGGCGCTGCAGAAGAACCCCGGCCAACGCTCGATGCACCTGATCGCGCGCTGGCACGGCACACCGCAAGGCCGCCTGCTGCAGGTTTTGGCAGAAAAGGAATGGCTGATCGATCAGGGTAATCTTGAAAAGCAGTTCATCGACACCATTACTACACTTGCACACAGTCAACTGCACAACAGCCGCGAAGCGCGCCTGCGCAATGTGATGCAGAAGAGTCCCAGTGAACTGACTGACGAAGAGAAAGCGTTACTGAGGGAGCACTTCAGCACCCCCTCTTCACCAGGCCCCCAGAGCTGA
- the rpsU gene encoding 30S ribosomal protein S21, which produces MPAVKVKENEPFDVALRRFKRSCEKAGVLAEVRSREFYEKPTAERKRKAAAAVKRHAKKVQREQRRRERLY; this is translated from the coding sequence ATGCCCGCCGTCAAAGTTAAAGAGAACGAACCCTTCGACGTAGCCCTGCGTCGTTTCAAGCGCTCCTGCGAAAAAGCAGGCGTACTGGCCGAAGTCCGTAGCCGCGAGTTCTACGAAAAGCCGACCGCCGAGCGCAAGCGCAAGGCTGCTGCCGCTGTAAAGCGTCACGCCAAGAAAGTGCAGCGCGAACAGCGCCGCCGCGAGCGCCTGTACTGA